The DNA window AACTAAATGtttttttcccttcagaaaacaaGATTTTGGTAAAGCAGTCGCCCCTGCTTGTGGTAGATAGCAACGAGGTCAGCCTCAGCTGCAGGTATTCCTACAACCTTCTCGCAAAGGAATTCCGGGCATCCCTGTACAAGGGCGTGAACAGCGACGTGGAAGTCTGTGTCGGGAATGGGAATTTTACCTATCAGCCCCAGTTTCGCTCGAATGCCGAGTTCAACTGCGACGGGGATTTCGACAACGAAACAGTGACGTTCCGTCTCTGGAATCTGCACGTCAATCACACAGATATTTACTTCTGCAAAATTGAGTTCATGTACCCTCCGCCTTACCTAGACAACGAGAGGAGCAATGGAACTATTATTCACATAAAAGGTAACACGCCACTGTACTCCTGTAACCTAAAGGACGGTTGCAGAATGCTGAAGGCAGGGTTGGGATAAGTGAAGCTGGGGCTCTCGCATGTGATCTGAGACTCGAAGGCAAATCTCATAAACCTGTTTCTTTTTACTCCAGCAATGATTCCAGCTTATTTGGAATGCCTCTATCTTTCCTCACTGAAGGATGAGGGAAGAGtctatggaaatagaaactatgaGATTTTCCTGAATTCATTTGACCTTTTGGATCAAGTATGAAATTGAGCAGAGTCCTCTACAATGAAACATAGTCTGACAGATCAGGACTCAGGAAGAATGGGTTGGATactaaactaattttttttttgatccatGTTCTTCCACTTactaagtttctttccattttccaaaacATAAAAAGGATGCTGGTCTAGAAATTTAGGGGGCATGCAATTTGAGATCTTGGCTAAGTTATCCAACTTTTTAATAGCCCCAAACCCAATATAATTAAGCAGCACTCATGAATCAGCAGCAATAAGTACATTATGTTTACGTTGAGATTATGTTCTGTGTAAATACTgggaagaaaaataataggaTTCTCAAACTCAAATATAGTTATTGGCATTAACATTAAAAACTGAGGGAGGGTGGAtagatttttatgtatatgagaatgaCAGATAAGAAAATATATACTCCATTTTACATTCAACTTTAGCACAATTACaataaatgcattttcttttatgcCATAACAAAGGTGTacttaagaaaatttaaatatcaaaCAAGAAAAGAATTATTATGTTAACATGACAGTATCTTTCATGtcctggcaaaaacagaggcaATTAATACACAAATTAAGATTTCTAATATCAGTAATTCTCAGGCAAAATATTTAATTGGATTGAGTCAGAGGATAAAAAGATATACTATTTTGGAAGAGTAAAACACTTTTCCATATAAATGATACATTACTTTAGGCTAGtatattgtgtgtatgcatacatatcgATTTAGGAGAACTAGAAAAGAAGTCAGGGATTCTGTACTTGGCAGCTTTCAGCcctgtttatatttgtatatcaTAAACCCTAAGTAGGTAACTGGAAAAATGCCTGTGCTCAACTTTAAGTTTCTGACTTAACCAACATGGCTTGAGGAAGGGGAGGTAGATAATGATTTCATACTCTGCCGGATAATTCTAATGTGTAGCCAGGATTAAAACCTCATGGATCAGAGAGTTGttgatattctttttatttttgtattttattacaaCTTTATTAGAaagaacttggaaataaaaaaaaaaaaaaaactcatgtatCCAAATTCATCAGACTCAAAGTCTATACATCTCAATGAACTGTGAAGTATTCTGCTTAGTTATAATCTTCCACGAGTTTTAATAGAACTGCATGGAGTTTTTTCCCCATCCCCTTTCTCATACCAAATAAATAACCTGACTCATTCAGTATCGGATAATCTGTTGGGGTTGGAGCCAGATATTTATCTTTTCAAAATTTTCCAGGCTAGAGTTCTGACTGCCATATTAAGCTGATGATTTTTCTTAGGGGTTGAAAACATTTGTATCATTTTACTTATTTCAAAGAGTTTAGGGTATAGGTAAATTATCTATATACCTGACGAGGGCTGGGGGTCAGGTTAAAGTCACTGAAAGTCGCCATTAGCACTATGCAGTGCTAACAAGACCCAGTGACTGACACCCATGTAGCACTACAAAGCAGTGTTTGTAACCTTAGCCTTGTATACTGACAAAGTATGATCAGTGGTGGGGTTGAGTAAGTCCCAAAGAGCAAGACTCGATCATCTAAGCTGGTGGTATTTTGCATGTTTTAGTACTTTCAAATTCGCCTCTGATGTACAGGACAGAAATGTACTCAACTGCTGTTTCTGTGTCCTTTAACCCACATGTTGTGTTTTTCAGAGAAACATCTTTGTCATACTCAGTCATCTCCTAAGCTGTTTTGGGCACTGGTCGTGGTTGCTGGAGTCCTGTTTTGTTATGGCTTGCTAGTGACAGTGGCTCTTTGTGTTATCTGGGTAAGAGGAGCAACATTGCTTTTATGTAACTTCTCTGCGCCTGCCCTCTGACTATATTAAGACTCTGGCCTGTATCTTTTCTACGTTAAAGCAAATGACGCTTTTCAGTCTGTCCAACTTATACATAGTAATGATCTGATGTGAGTTCTGTTTCCCAGAAGGCACCAAGTAGCCAGGCAGAATTAGAATGAAATGGGAAGATTACGGTGGGAAATTAGAGAATTAGCTTTTCTTATTCTTAATTTTCTAACATAATAATTGCATATCAAGCAGCTTAAATGCATACATAAGGTATAAAATCTAAATCTCATCAGGATTAGGCAACTGAAGCCCGTGCTTTGGCTTGGGGTCAAAAATCAGGAGAAAGTAGGCTGCTGAAATTGTGCATTCAAACCAGAAGAAAGCAGGTCTGTTTATGTCAGTCctattttctgtctcttctgAAGCAGTTGCCCTGTGTGAGGTCAACTTGGATGCTGTCATTATGAGACTGTAAGAGGAGAGGGACTGTTCAGAGCTCTCCCCACTGAATAGAGATTACTAGTCTCTATAGATTTTTCTGCAATaagtttaatagatattttcttcctcaatGTTGAATTTTTGATTCAAGATTAAACATTTTGTGttcgtttgattttttttttttttttctgagacaatgaCTCACCATGTGGACCAGATTCGTCTGGAAGCTACTATGCAATCCAAACTGACCTCGACTCAtgtcaatcctcctgcttcatcctCTTGAGGGCTTATAGGTGTATAGCACCATGTCTGACTTTTGAACATATTTAAagatttttgaattttaatttgtgtgagtaagtgttttgcctgcatgcatgtctgtgcaccatttaTATGTCTGGCACTcattgaaagccagaagagggcatcagtttttctgaaactggagttacagatatttgtgagctaccatgtaggtgctgggaattgaaccccgttCCCTGGAAGAGaggccagtgctgttaactgctaagctatcttcCTTATGCTTGTTGAACACATTTTGATGAACACATTCACTGTTAAGATGGTACGACCTTAACAAGGATCCTTTTCTTAGAAACCCCTTTGTGTAGGAGTAACAGAATGCCTTATGTATTGATTCCAAatgcctctgatttttttttccccagaagttGGGTGAATATACAGGTAAGTTCTTCAATGAGAAATGTATGCTGCACAAGACAAAAAAGACCCCTTATCTTGCTACTCTTCACCCATCTACTACGAAGCACACTTAGGACTTAGTGAATGCTTATTGTGCTGCTAAATAGGTAACCACCATACAAAGCAAATAAGGACCTAACTAAGCCTGTTTGAGATATGATACCCATTTAAAGGCATAATCCAAATATTTAAAGAGACAACTTATGATCAGGGATTTCTAGAACTCATGCCATGTGATGCCATCTTATTTACTATAGCATtggagaggggacagggcagCTCTAGCTCTAAGTCATCAAGTTGTATCTTCCCACCAgagatttaaattgtttatttgctTAGCCAAAGTTGCCTCTCTATTCTATTATTCCCCACACATTCCTGTAGTTCACAGGCCATGGGGCAGGTGGACATTTGTCAGGCTACCTTTTGACGAGTCTATAACTTTTACACAGTGGGGAACAGTGCTAGCTTGTTCATGGGAATTGTTTCATCTTGAGAATTCCAAAAGTTGTCAATCTGGGTATGGTGACAGAGGCTTTAGTATAGAAACTATTGCCCAACTTCTGGCTCTGATATTAGTTGAGAACGTCCATCGCTCTGGACTTTGGAGTCTGCACTCTTGCTATCTTCTTGCTCTACAGGGGCCTCCAATGACTTTAGAATCCTTAGGTTTGACTTGGTTTTTCTAATCCTCAACTACtgactttcttcctttccaagtctCTAACCAAGAACTTGAATTTCCTAATCTAAAGACCAGGTGCAATAGCCCTCTGGGTACCCTTCCAAGAAGGGGCTCCCTTGTCATGTATTGACCTAGGTCAAAGGAATTTACTAGCTTCGTGGGAAGGACTTCTGGAAACTGCTTTGGCTTTCAGTGATCCCACAGGCACCACTTTAACACTTATGGTAAATATATATCAAGGAAATCAGCTTCTAAGATGAGGCACCAATGCACTGAGTGACTGAAATCACCCCAAAAGCAGCTTCTCACTTTCAATGAGTTAAAACAATTCACCTTTCAAGTCATGCATCAGATATGTTTTGTGCTTTCCTTTGGCAGCCCCCCAATTTCTGGTAAGATTCATCTTCTCTGCCTTGGGAAAACTGTTCTTGACTTATCTCACAGGCTCACTGTGACTAGACAGCCTTAGTGCTCTACTTGTGTGGATTTTGGGAGTCAAACCAGGCTATCTAACAAAAATGCCACTTATTTGGACttcaaacccaggtctttgtACTCTCTGACCAAGTGGGGGT is part of the Mus musculus strain C57BL/6J chromosome 1, GRCm38.p6 C57BL/6J genome and encodes:
- the Cd28 gene encoding T-cell-specific surface glycoprotein CD28 precursor, encoding MTLRLLFLALNFFSVQVTENKILVKQSPLLVVDSNEVSLSCRYSYNLLAKEFRASLYKGVNSDVEVCVGNGNFTYQPQFRSNAEFNCDGDFDNETVTFRLWNLHVNHTDIYFCKIEFMYPPPYLDNERSNGTIIHIKEKHLCHTQSSPKLFWALVVVAGVLFCYGLLVTVALCVIWTNSRRNRLLQSDYMNMTPRRPGLTRKPYQPYAPARDFAAYRP